tgtgttccaaaagctttacatcttgctgagcacttgactaaagctgatgaaatgttacattctgatgcttttaaaacccagcttagagtcactgcattgagtactaaacatctacaaggtcttcattccaacactcatgcagagctacacaagattcaggagaactttatcaaacaggaacaagtttggaaaattgataagaaaaagttcttccaacctaccattgacaaggttgcttatattgagaaaactcaagagaagcaacaagctcagattgatcaaattctgacaaatcaagcttctcagcaatcgcaacttactgaaatccagacctcagtggaactacttatctctcttttattacctgctgatgccaaaaagggggagaaggtaattaagtccaaatgcaaaaccaacaagacactgcaaggaaaggatgatggaaaagatgaccaaggaaactctggaatgggtagtggtcatagtcaaggtagaaggtttacatcaagacaagctagtcacagaacaagttttgatactggaaaaagaataagttctgctgctggtaaaaggataagttctgatgaacttctagatcttgatgaggaaatgtcaagacagttatttcttcaagaaaatccagggatggacttggaaagtttaaaggaagaagaagccagacttaaatcagagaaagtcacatctaaatatgaagcttctggtaaaaagttacttccaaaacctaaaggcattgtgatcaaagaaaggatacatactgaagaaactttggctagatcacaaccacagatagatccaagatccaagggtaaagaaaaggttggtgaacctatcaagtcttatgtacctcctgaggaagaagaaattactaatggaaaagatgatcttgctctgacttcaagaaaagttcttaaaacaacctctgacatggctcaagttgttcagagtcaagaaattgtaagttctgatattcagaagaagcaagtaacctctgacagtgctcaagttaacttgatatcagaaaatagatctaaaacactcctactaggattcactaaagcaaaacagactcaatctttgaagactactccaagtggttttgaagcaagagtagttactggaaaggaagctagagataaaactggattgggaagtgctgatgaaagaagagtacacaacactaccgatgatccaacttccttgagtgaaccaggtattggagcaactcctgagagattgaatcaactagaatctgtacagatggtttaccatacctacttgaaagaatacatcatgttgtatttcatgacagatggtagggtttatcatataagacaaaatgccattcctttgaagtattttgaagaattggagcatgtacttttcttacttcaagtggatgacagaataacagagactgctgtaaactacttaaaagaacagattcagagacagaaaaggctttattctgttaagtctgacagcagatatgttccaaagtacagagatcacaatggggatattgttgatatgaagcctaatactgcacagatcagaacgtatcttggtattaagggacttgaattcaatcttgaatctgacaaagcttatgtcataagactagaccaggagttaaggaaagcaaagattaatgatctcagagctgtaatctttcaaactggtgaagatactgcagagcttaaaggtgttaaaaggagaatgattgatgaactaagatatgctgagaaatgtttattgaagaactatctcagaacaactcctgacatcagagagatcagaagatgatgaagccaagtcgaagatctacaactgcttaaattctgatatttatgcagattgaagttgttatcagaagttgaaattggtaaaactttaaggactgtaagttgtagttatctagtctatttctcatgcatttgtacttaatatttttgacatcatcaaatatctgtttaacttgtatattttgttaatttacaagttggggagattgttagatatatttgataatgtcatggctaatatgtcttatgtttagctttcagatcttgtgtgaacaggatagatcagtacttaactgttgatcagtacttatactggaagtcaggacttaaggatatcagtacttatattatcaggagataatcatcagaagatagatatcagaacttaagtgctgaaggacaatcagataaggacagtagctgattaaaggaaagaagatagagataaaacataagaagagatatgcatgaagaaggaattccgtgaagaatggaatacttggaatagaagatatctgattgatatattttaggaagcagaattatattccatatcaattagcgattatcttgtaactgtgtagtatataaacacaggcatagggtttacactatacgtgttatcattatcgaagttattattctttataaccctagcagctctcgtgatatttgttcatcactgagaggtaacagttccatattgtaacaaagtttattatttcaataaagtttgttttctattcgatttgagtgtactatacactgtattcaccccctctacagtgtgtgtgtgacctaacaggctCCCATCGACGGCAAGCCCAAAGGACgatcgaaatagggtgccccaatctccaccctcccaaacgacgaacaaaaaatctttcttccaccccaagttgttttcagggatggacttcccgttcataATGTGGGGAATAGTagggcgctggtttagagaaacccaactcggacttttatcagggctgtttttgaactggaaaatctttctgaaaacagcaacggaagtggggacattgtgcttggcacattgtgacatatagcacagaataagcctccaagaattagggggagttggcaagggctgatgcccacatcagccggtaaaagaggaatgaacggatgaaaagggagtctgatacctgcccttagagtatccctatagatgcataatgcgtccttcttccactggcaggccctatcggccgaacctgcaagaaccagcttgaaaggttctttgattttgaagcagctgctcaacttttccagctccttgggatcccgcaaagcactaatatggtcgtgcgcgtccagatgcgcatcagacgggtactcgtcccctcgagtgttgatcatgtcgattaaggaagtgtacctcgatcgaatagggaattcattggactttctagccacgttcatcttggccaagcgagtcattttcttgtcagccatctgaaaaaagggcacataGACAGGTTATCTTAAAAGGGCACACAATAGAAAAGTAGACACAAGAAGTAAAGGGagggattttacctgaagaagcgctcttAAAAAAGGCTTcgagctccgacttgctgttattgctctgagaatcttagcaggaggagaaagaagaaaaacgtagaaatgagaaagtgagcagtagtagcctctcctcacacctttatataagaggaaaagggaaGTTAAAGGGACAAAAGCCCATTAAGGATAGAGGTCCAAAgaaaaaaagcccagaaaaaggaatattccagaatattccaaggaattctagagaattccaaatcaataaagaggcccagtaagatttaaggcccaataaagaggcccaataagatttaaggcccaataaagaggcccaataagatttaaggcccaataaagaggcccagtaaaataaggcccaataaagaaggctaggcccaaatccaattaggatttggaaaatgtAATACCCTAAATTGTAGCCCTAAAAGTTGTAAGGCCCAATGAAGAAGGCTGGTGGAAGACCAAAATTCAGGTCGAGaaccaggtcgtgaatcctgcccgaaatctttcgagcaggcacccgaaaataacgggtaaaaaagatcagaattcaggtcgaattccaggtcgtgaatcctgcccgaaatctttcgcgcaggcacccgaaaataacagGTAAAAAAGACTaagattcaggtcgaaatccaggtcgtgaatcctgcccgaaatttttcAACCAGACACACGAAAATAACGGGAATAACATgactggattgaggtcgaagcttcgaccaggaatgaggtcgaaatGAACCAAGCATTTTTCAAGAATGGGGTTTAAAAACCTAGACTAAAACCCAGGTCgaaaatcgactaggatcctggtcgaaaaccaggtcgtgaatcctagtcgaaatccttcgaccaggaagcatgagaaacagagaattttcgaacaggattcaggtcgaaacatcgactagaatcctggtcgaaatcctagtcgaaaagCTCAAGACCAGGAATCCAAAAAGGGTaagttttcgacctagatccaggtcgaaagttcgactaggatcctggtcgaattccaggtcgtggatcctattcgaactccttcgaccaggattgcaaggCTGACCCatatttcgactaggatccaggtcgaaatttcgacgaggatcctggtcgaaaaagggctggaaatctgaaaaatcccagattataaggaaaatcccagaaattaagggaaaaatccagaaaaataaggataaattccagaagttaagggaaaaatccagaaaattaagaaaaaatcccGGAGTCAAGGGAAAAATTcatggaaattaagataattcctgaataaaggGAATAAACGTAAATaattgtaaacgtgtaggtcgctccacactttacgcaaaacgatacccagtaagggaataaatgaacttaactttcacgaaatcttatacggtttctcaaaagttgggggggcaaatgatagggataaataaatcctgattacataattaattattacagtttgggctgcaaggcccaataagaagatgtatgatattcaaaCCAGAAAGGTTagcatgttgatcaggcctggtagaccagatcaggccagatggaataaagaaggcccaaaaaccttgtatattattaattaatttcgtaattaattaataagggaaaaatcagccattgagaaaagtcccgataaggatataaatccttgcagattagcctcaaggggatcTAAAAGGATAAGGAGTCAGTTTTctactttctaggactccaaagtccattttaactttgagacttgcccaccaagtctcctataccaagtccaattcaaggacccccacatctatataaggggcctcaccccacaaataagaactacgttttttggcttgattctctaattcacagagatacgtaggcatctcgtaaaggcagagttaagctacgaaacacgagaacagccattaaaggccttgagctcccgaaccttagtaataaatacaacaattatatatattagtttttaatccataacaactATATATTTGATAATCATAGAAGCTCAAACCCCTAtcttatttttaataaaattttaactTTGAATCTCCCAAAATCTCATTCAGAATATACCCCTAGATAAAAAAATCTTACATAAAAGAGCTTTTTTATAAAGAAAATTCATTTAAAATGTggtaaaaaaacaaaaaataaattataaatatgaaAAATAATGAGTAAAAAAAGTAATATTTAACcaccaaaaataaataaaatatattgaggAAAAAAGAAGAGAGAGTTTAACATAAAAGCTAAAACCCTAAATCCCTAAAATCTTGAAACCCCTAAGACCCTTTCTCACTCACTTACACTCTCTCCAAAAGCTCTTGAAAATGGGGACAACAATTTCAACAATAAGATCAAACCCAGCTTCAAAAAATCTCCACAGGGCTCTAATTTATCACAAAAACAACTTCTCTACAGCAACAAGATCAAATATGAAATCAAAACCAAGCTCAAATGGCAGCAACGCCCTGTTTCAGAAAATCAGCACTCTTAAAGACCCGAATGCTAGCATAGTTGCAGTTCTTGATCAGTTTGTCAAAGAGGGTAATAAGGTTAAAGGGTCTGATTTGCAACGGTTTGTTCGCGAATTACGGTCTCGAAAACGATACTCCCATGCCCTCCAGGTTCTCATTTCTTAGCAATTCTTGACttattttttaccacattttgcATATGTAGGTagataaaatatatttatgtgATTTGCATTTTTTGTTCGGTTAATTTATGATTTCTAATATGATTTTATTACGGTATTGTATGGGAGTAGAATTTGAATTATGTGTATGGAGTCTACTTAAGCAAAGAGAATAAGAAGATAGTGAAATTATACTTTTCTTTTACTGCATTTGGTATATGTAGATTGATGTATTTGTGCCGTATGGAAATTTTAGTGGTTTATTGAAGGTTCGGTTTATTTATGATTTCTGATATGATTTTAAATACGGTATTTTATGGGAGTAGAATTTAAATTATGTGTATAGAGTCTACTTAGGCAAAAAGAACAAGAAGATAGTGAAATTGTACTTTTCTTTTACTGCATTTGGTATATGATATGTAGATTGTTGTTGTGGAAATTTTATTGGTTTATTGAAGGGCCGGTTTATATATGATTTCTGATATGATTTTAAATACTGTATTTTATGGGGGTAGAATTTAAATTATGTGTATAGAGTGTACTTGGgcaagaagaacaagaagataGTGAAACTATACTTTTCTTCTACTGCATTTGGGATGTTTAGATTGTTGTATTTGTGCGGTGTGGAAATTTTATTGGTTTAGTGAAGGTTCGGTTTATTTATGATTTCTGATATGATTTCGGATTGTAGAACAAAGTTGAGGGATTGATTTTTATAGAGTATGAATTTTTTTATGTTTGTGAGTCTAAAAAGAATGAGAAGATAGTGAAGAAAGAAGAGTTGACGGGTATTAGTGACTATATATGACTAGGAGTTATGAAATGGTGGGTGAACTACCATTTTTGTGGCTGAACATTGGTTTAAGCCTTAACGGTAAAAATGGTTTGTAGTTAGAAAGGCTGAGGGACTAATGGGATAGAGggtattttttaattttttatttgttttgacaGTTACTATTAAATTATATAGTCTCACTTTTGGCCCTCAACTCCATTTTTCACATTGGTTTTTTTAATCAAACCCCAAGGGAATTTTGCAAAAATAACTACATATTTCCCTAATGCAGTTGTTTTTTTGCGTTAAAGTAAGTTACTCATTTAATATTAAAAGCTCCAAATTTTTTAGGGTGGTTGATATATTGAGAATGAGATGTGATGGAGGTTTGATTATGAAGGTGATGGTGCGATTTTTAGGGTGATGTGGTGGAAGGAATGAGTTTTAGTTCTGATGGTGGATTCTGGCCAATTTCCAGACCAAACACCTCTAACTTTCAAATCAAGTCTCACTCAGATGCTACTTCACATATTACATGTCACCTCGGTTTTTAACTGCTGTTGCTTTTGACTAGAGCAAGGACTTTGAACATTTGAAAATGATTAATGGATTTTTATTCAAGGACTCAAAATAAGAAATCCGAATAGATTAGTGACCTAAGAGTTAATTATCCCTTATATctatattaaattattaattgaTTGCCAAGCCAACTGGCAATCGGCACAACTGATAGTATCTGGAAGGAAGAAAAGAGAATAGGCATACTAGGGGGTCGGAGGACGTTTGCTGGGAGAGGGCCAGGGGGTCTTTAGAAAGTGCCATGTGCTAGGTCTACAGGCTTCGAAAATGATATTATGCAGGCTCAACTATAGTCCTTTCCCCCAACTTAGATTTACCAAATTTCTGCTTCATGCTCTTAAATTCCCCCTGTTTTCTGGTTGGTATAAATCTTGGTTTTATGTTTCCTACTAATAACTTCTGTATAGATTTATCATTCCAATCTCTGGTTCACGGTATATAATTGTTTTCTGCAGCTTTCTGAGTGGGTGAACACCAACAATTATTGCCGAGATACTTCTGGAAATCATGCTGTGCAGTTGGATCTGATTGGTGTGGTTCGGGGAACTGATGCCGCCGAGAATTACTTCAATAAGTTGAATGATAAGGAAAAAGATGAAAGAACATACGGTGCTCTACTTAACTGTCATACTCGAGAAGGCCATGTTGATAAATCTCTTTTGCTTATGGAGACAATGAAGGAGATAGGTTTTGCGTCTTCACCTCTTGCTTACAATAATCTCATGTGTCTATATTCGCGAAGTGATCAACCTGAGAAAGTTCTGGATATGCTGTCAGAAATGAAGCAAAATGGCATCCCTCCTAATAACTTCAGCTACAGATTCTGCATCAAAGCTTGCGGAGAAAAATCTGATTTTAGCGGAATGGAAAAGCTTCTGGCAGAAATGGAGAGCCAACCTCAGATCACTATGGACTGGAGCACGTATTCTACAGCCGTCAATCATTACATCATAGGGGATCAAAAGGATAAAGCACTTGCTGCCTTAAAGAAACTGGAGACGATAATAAATAAAGATGCTATCGGATACAATCATTTGATCTCACACTATGCTAAGCTTGGAGACATGGAGGAAGTAATGAGATTGTGGGGCCTTCAGAAAATTGTTTGTAAGAAACAAGTTAACAGAGACTATATAACGATGCTAGGTATGTTGGTGAAACTCGGGGAGCTCGAGGAAGGCGCAAATGTCCTCATGGAATGGGAATCTTCATGCCGGACTTTTGATTTTCGTGTACCAAATGTCCTATTTATAGGGTTATGTTCAAAGGGACTGACAGAAAAAGCTGAAACCATGCTGAAGAAGATGATTAGCACGGGTAACATACCAATCCCAAACTCTTGGGCTATTATTTCTTTTGGGTACATGGTGATGGAAAATTTGGAGAAGGCTTATGAGTGCATGAAGGAAGCGCTGTCAGTTTCACAAGAGAGTCCAGGTTGGAAACCGAAATCTGTATTGATTACAAGCATACTGCATTGGCTTGGTGAAAATGGCGACATTGCAGATGTTGAAGCTTTTGTCAGCTCTTTGAGGTCTGTTATTCCGGTTAATAGAGAAATGTACCATGCTCTGATCAAGGCAACTATAAGACGTGGTAAAGTAGTGGATGAAATTTTAATAAAGATGGAGTCTGATAAAATCAATGCTGATGAAGAAACCAAGAAACTTCTGAGTGTTAAGACGGCCGGAAATGAATAACTTGAACCATTATATTTTATCCCCTGATTCTACAGACCTGGCTGTATTTGTTAGAAATGCTCATTTCAATATTGTGTATTATGGGATGCAACTAGGCCGTGTAATTTGCTAAGCATCATGACCTTTTTACGGGCTATTTAGGCAGTTAAGTTCTGAAGGTTGGTAATTTAGCAAGCTGACATTTGATAAATTTGACTACATTTAACCAATTTTGTGAGGATATTTAACCAATTTTTTGACCTACctatcattatataattataaaaattaaaaataatgtttATATTATTTCAATTAATGTGTCAATTAATTAATTTTCAATTTACCGATTTATGAGTTAAAAATAGCCTCACCGGCCTTGCGCTTTTTGCAACACTGGTTTTGGCTACCGATCCAATTTGACTTTTGTTATTCATTTATCTAGAGAGTGCATCCAATTGTGCCATTGCAATAAGGTATAGCGAGGAAGAACAATGCTATGATTCGAaaataaattctaaaattattGCCGAATGTCGTATATTTTCATTTATCACTAAAATTCATATGTATACATAAGAATTCTTTCTATATTTGATATATTCTTTTAATTGATCATGTCATCTAAGTATTAGAAAAAGGTTTTGTAAATAATTTGAGAACTCTATCGTTTCTTTTGAGAATTGATTTCATAGATGTTAGTTTAAAATAACCAAacttatatttaaaaaaatatactttgaaaggatttaaattaaaatgTGTGAAAAATGTgtaaatattcaaaaattatcTTAAATATTTCACAAATTTCAACCAACAATTTAAAAACATTTATTTATAACTTTACAAGCTTATAAATCTACCAAAAGTTTCAAAAACAATTATAATGCTCAATATATAAATGttaattaaattataataatcatattgtaaatctgtaaaatGAACCGGGCAAATGTGTAAATAAACATAAAAATTTTCTATGAACACACAATAATCGTGAAATTTATAACTTTTGGTCATTTTAATTAAGGGTTAAATGGCGTTTGGGGCACTCAACTGACCGCAAACTTGCAGTTGGGTCATCCAACTCAAAAAACTTTCAATCACATCATTTTACTCTTAAATTTTTTTATCTAGGTCACTTGCCGTTACATTCCGTTAAAAACTTAACAGAATGCTGACTAAGCTTAAATAAATCTATCATTGCATGTACAGTCGGATGAAGCGACGTTTTTAACGGAATATAACGGGCGAGTGATCTGGATGAAAAGTTTTAAGAGTAAAATGACGTGATTGAAAGATTTTTGAGTTGGATAACCCAACTGCAAGTTTGCGATCATTGACCAAAATGTCATTTAACTCTTTTAATTAATGCATTTTTTGCATATACAGGGTCGATCAAATGACTTAAACTTTCTATAAACACAAACATAAACAGGATCACCTTAAACCCTTCAAACCAACACACTCTGCCCAGACAACTAAACCCTCTTGAAAGATGGGGAcaacaatatcaacaacaataaGGGCAAACTCAAACCCTAACAACcttaacaaaaccctaattctcctTTCCAACAAAACCAATTACCGTACTGCAACAACATCATCATCGTATTTAAACCCAAAGATGTCGAATGCAAGCAACAAGCTGTTAAAAAGAATCACTTCTTTTCGAAACCAACAAGCTAGTATAGTTCCTGTACTTGATCAATGGGTTGCAGAGGGGAATAAGATTAATCCCTCTGATTTTCAACGATTTATTCGCACTCTCCGGTCTCGAAAACGTTACTCTCACGCCCTCCAGGTTCTCGTTTCTTGAGCATTTTCGACTTCCcttttactgcatttagtaccgttaattattttttaaatatttaagatttaaatttttattcaagaaaagaaaatttaaaaaataattaaatgagcCGGACAGTCAAGTTACCTTAAAATATACGTAAAAATCAAAATTGACAATTAAtttgggatggagggagtattgTTTAAATAAATTTTGTAAGATTTATCTTAGAAATTGATTGTGTTGATTACATTGTATAGATTGTTAAGAACTTAATTTAGCTGATTTTTTGTTGTTGTTATAGGGgttataaatattttagattaGAAAATGGAAGTAGATATAGAAATTCGATATGTTAATAGGAATTTGAAGTTTGATATGGTAATAGAAGTTATATGGATAAAAACTTGAGTTGAACTTCTTTTTGCAAAAATACGACTTTTTAAGTTTTTATTTGCAAACATCcgatttttcaaattttttttttttgcaaaattaCGATTTTGGAACCTGATGCAACCTTAAATGGAACCAAAAAAAATCAGTCATTTTTCAGAAAACATAAAAGAAGTTGCAGATGTGGTTGCAAACCTTATTCTTGCAAAAAAATTCAAAAGATAGTGAAATCGCAAACAAACTTAGAAAAAGTAGTACATTTGGTAGTTTCTCTAAAAGCTTTAAGTAGGCCGATATTTTGTAGGTTAGCACGGAGAattgtttttttttttaaaaagttttgAAGTGTTTTAGGCGTAGAGTAGTGTTCGGCTTTATTAGTATAATATAGATGAGCTTGTGCCAGGTGACAAAA
The sequence above is drawn from the Apium graveolens cultivar Ventura chromosome 2, ASM990537v1, whole genome shotgun sequence genome and encodes:
- the LOC141706767 gene encoding pentatricopeptide repeat-containing protein At4g21705, mitochondrial-like, which produces MGTTISTIRSNPASKNLHRALIYHKNNFSTATRSNMKSKPSSNGSNALFQKISTLKDPNASIVAVLDQFVKEGNKVKGSDLQRFVRELRSRKRYSHALQLSEWVNTNNYCRDTSGNHAVQLDLIGVVRGTDAAENYFNKLNDKEKDERTYGALLNCHTREGHVDKSLLLMETMKEIGFASSPLAYNNLMCLYSRSDQPEKVLDMLSEMKQNGIPPNNFSYRFCIKACGEKSDFSGMEKLLAEMESQPQITMDWSTYSTAVNHYIIGDQKDKALAALKKLETIINKDAIGYNHLISHYAKLGDMEEVMRLWGLQKIVCKKQVNRDYITMLGMLVKLGELEEGANVLMEWESSCRTFDFRVPNVLFIGLCSKGLTEKAETMLKKMISTGNIPIPNSWAIISFGYMVMENLEKAYECMKEALSVSQESPGWKPKSVLITSILHWLGENGDIADVEAFVSSLRSVIPVNREMYHALIKATIRRGKVVDEILIKMESDKINADEETKKLLSVKTAGNE